Genomic segment of Limnohabitans sp. INBF002:
CACAAACCTTCTCGACTGCCGACGACAACCAACCCGCCGTGACCATCAAGGTCTACCAAGGCGAGCGCGAAATGGCCGCTGGCAACAAGAGCTTGGGTGAGTTCAACCTCGAGGGCATCGCACCTGCGGCCCGTGGCACACCTCAAATTGAAGTGTCGTTTGACATTGACGCCAACGGCATCTTGCACGTGGGCGCCAAGGACAAAGCCACTGGCAAAGAAAACAAGATCACGATCAAAGCCAACTCTGGCTTGTCAGAAGACGAGATTCAACAAATGGTGAAAGACGCCGAGTTGAATGCTGCCGAAGACAAGAAGAAGTTAGAGATCGTGCAGTCTCGCAACCAAGCCGACGCCGCTGTTCACAGCGTGAAGAAGAGCTTGGGTGAGCACGGCGACAAGCTCGACGCTGGCGAAAAAGAAGCCATCGAAGCCGCCATCAAAGAGGTCGAAGAAGCATTGAAGGGCGAAGACAAAGCCACTATCGATGCCAAAAGCGAAGCCTTGATGACTGCCTCACAAAAGCTGGGCGAAAAAGTCTACGCTGACATGCAAGCAGCCCAAGCGGCAGGCGGCGCAGCCGCTGGCCCTGAAGCCAAACCAGCCGACGACAACGTGGTCGACGCTGAAGTGAAAGAAGTCAAAAAAGGCTAAACCCTTTTCTGAACTTCTGAGCTGATCTCGCCGCGTTTCGCCTGAAAAGGTGAACACGCGGCGAAGTCTTGATAAAGCCCCACAAAAAAACGGCACTGCCAACCATGTCCAAACGCGATTTTTATGAAGTGCTCGGCGTCTCCAAAGGCGCGAGCGACGACGAGATCAAAAAGGCTTATCGCAAACTCGCGATGAAGTACCACCCCGACCGCAACCAAGGCGACAAAGCCAAGGAAGCGGAGGCGCAGTTCAAAGAGGTCAAAGAGGCCTACGAGATGCTGTCCGACCCCGAAAAACGTGCCGCCTACGACCAGTATGGCCATGCAGGTGTGGACCCCAATATGCGCGGCGGCCCAGGTGGTCCTGGCGGCTTTGGTGGCGCGGGTTTTGGTGAGGCCTTTGGCGATATCTTTGGTGACATTTTTGGCCAACAGCGTCGCGGCCCCGGTGGTCGTCAGGTTTACCGTGGCAACGACCTCAGCTACGCCATGGAAATCACGCTGGAAGAAGCAGCCAACGGCAAAGACGCGCAACTCAAAATTCCAGGCTGGGACGAATGTGAAACCTGCGATGGCACAGGCGCCAAACCCGGCACCTCGGTCAAAACCTGTACCACCTGCCACGGCAGCGGTCAGGTGCAAATGCGCCAAGGCTTTTTCAGCGTGCAGCAAACCTGTCCTCATTGCCGAGGTTCAGGCAAGATCATTCCTGACCCGTGCAATATGTGTCACGGCCAAGGCAAGATCAAGAAGCAAAAAACACTGGAAGTGAAAATCCCTGCGGGCATCGACGACGGCATGCGCATTCGCAGCACTGGCAACGGCGAGCCTGGTACCAACGGTGGCCCTCCCGGTGATTTATTCATCGAGATTCGCGTCAAGAAGCACGACATCTTCGAGCGTGATGGAGACGACCTGCACTGCTCGGTGCCGATCAGCATCACCACCGCGGCTTTGGGTGGCGAAATTCGCGTGCCCACACTGGCAGGCGAAGCGGCCATTGACATCCCAGAAGGCACACAAAGCGACAAGCAGTTCCGCTTGCGTGGCAAGGGCTTGAAGGGCATCCGCTCCAGCTTCCCTGGTGACTTGTATTGCCACATCTCTGTGGAAACACCGGTCAAGCTCACCGAGCACCAGCGCAAGCTGCTCAAAGAGTTGGACGAGTCGCTGAAAAAAGGCGGTGCCAAGCATTCACCCGCCGAGGGTGGCTGGGCGGACAAACTCAAGCGTTTTTTCAACTAATCCTCACAAGCGAAGTGTCTTCACTTAAAGAGGGGATACTTCGCCCATGAGCGTCAACATCACATTTTTGGGCGGAACCGGCACAGTCACCGGTTCCAAATATTTGGTTCAGCACGACGGCAAGCAACTGCTGATCGACTGCGGTTTGTTTCAGGGCTACAAGCAGCTGCGCTTGCGCAACTGGAACCCCCTACCCATCAAAGCCGCAGACATAGATGCCGTGCTTTTGACGCACGCGCATTTAGACCACAGTGGCTATTTACCATTGCTGCACCGCCAAGGCTTTCGCGGCCGTGTGCATGCAACGCCTGCCACCTGCGATTTGTGCGCCATTTTGTTGCCTGACAGCGGCCACATCCAAGAAGAAGATGCGGCGTTCTTGAACCGCCATGGCTACTCCAAACACACGCCTGCCCTGCCCCTGTACGGTAAGCACGATGCCATCGTCAGCCTGAACTTGCTGCACCCGGAAGTCATTGGCAAAACCTTTTCGCCCATCCCCGGCTGGAAAGCCACGTTTTCATCTGCGGGCCACATCTTGGGCGCCGCCAGCATCTTGTTAGAAGTGGCAGGCCGTCGCATTTTGTTCAGCGGTGATTTGGGGCGTCCCGACGACCTCGTCATGAACCCACCAGATCTGCCGCCAGAGGCCGACACCGTGTTGATTGAATCCACTTACGGCAACCGCACGCATCCAAAAGAAGATGTGCTGGCTGAGTTGGCGCCGGCCTTGAAGCGCGTGGCCTCACGCGGTGGCGTGGCTGTGGTGCCGGTGTTTGCCGTGGGTCGCGCGCAGGCGCTGCTCCATGCCATTGCTCTTCTCAAAGAGCGTGGCGACATACCGCGCAGCTTGCCCATCTTTTTGGACAGCCCCATGGCGGTACACACCACCGAGTTACTGCCGCGTCACCCGGATGCACTGCGCCTGGATACCCATGCGCTGCACAAAATGGCGCATATCGCCACGATGGTGGAAACGCCCGAGCAATCCAAGGCGCTGGCCAAACACCACGGTCCGATGGTGATCTTGTCCGCCAGCGGCATGGCCACGGGTGGGCGCGTGTTGCATCACTTGGCGCATTACCTGCCCGACCACCGCAACATGGTCATCCTCACCGGTTATCAAGCACCCGGCACACGTGGCGACACTTTGGCCAAGGGCAACAGCACCGTGCGCATCCACGCCCAAGACGTGGCCGTGAATGCCGAAGTGGTGCAACTTGAATCGTCGTCCGCCCATGCCGACGCCACACAGCTGATCAGC
This window contains:
- a CDS encoding MBL fold metallo-hydrolase — its product is MSVNITFLGGTGTVTGSKYLVQHDGKQLLIDCGLFQGYKQLRLRNWNPLPIKAADIDAVLLTHAHLDHSGYLPLLHRQGFRGRVHATPATCDLCAILLPDSGHIQEEDAAFLNRHGYSKHTPALPLYGKHDAIVSLNLLHPEVIGKTFSPIPGWKATFSSAGHILGAASILLEVAGRRILFSGDLGRPDDLVMNPPDLPPEADTVLIESTYGNRTHPKEDVLAELAPALKRVASRGGVAVVPVFAVGRAQALLHAIALLKERGDIPRSLPIFLDSPMAVHTTELLPRHPDALRLDTHALHKMAHIATMVETPEQSKALAKHHGPMVILSASGMATGGRVLHHLAHYLPDHRNMVILTGYQAPGTRGDTLAKGNSTVRIHAQDVAVNAEVVQLESSSAHADATQLISWLKHMKHAPSQVYVVHGELDAADAMRQRIERELRWRAVVPEHGSTWPT
- the dnaJ gene encoding molecular chaperone DnaJ, with product MSKRDFYEVLGVSKGASDDEIKKAYRKLAMKYHPDRNQGDKAKEAEAQFKEVKEAYEMLSDPEKRAAYDQYGHAGVDPNMRGGPGGPGGFGGAGFGEAFGDIFGDIFGQQRRGPGGRQVYRGNDLSYAMEITLEEAANGKDAQLKIPGWDECETCDGTGAKPGTSVKTCTTCHGSGQVQMRQGFFSVQQTCPHCRGSGKIIPDPCNMCHGQGKIKKQKTLEVKIPAGIDDGMRIRSTGNGEPGTNGGPPGDLFIEIRVKKHDIFERDGDDLHCSVPISITTAALGGEIRVPTLAGEAAIDIPEGTQSDKQFRLRGKGLKGIRSSFPGDLYCHISVETPVKLTEHQRKLLKELDESLKKGGAKHSPAEGGWADKLKRFFN